In Zunongwangia profunda SM-A87, the following proteins share a genomic window:
- a CDS encoding CPBP family intramembrane glutamic endopeptidase has product MKSKLFFFLAGSFIAFASILVNIFLQKLLGLASIYTIGCKDISLLIHPFLSSIATGFFEEVIFRFVLLTFLIKAFKLNWLAILVGSLIFSLVHLGNSYITIIALISHFLGGIIYSYAFVKTKEIWLPFGLHFGWNYTQIFFGIPMSGSAYYSIFVTNFHSLEYLNGGAYGFEGGIWSFYSRVIIFIILLFVTKFSGLNSFLRNK; this is encoded by the coding sequence GTGAAGTCTAAATTATTTTTTTTTTTAGCTGGCTCATTTATAGCATTTGCTTCGATTCTAGTAAATATTTTCTTGCAAAAATTACTGGGGCTTGCCTCAATTTATACTATAGGTTGTAAGGATATATCATTATTGATTCATCCATTTTTAAGCTCAATAGCAACTGGTTTTTTTGAGGAAGTTATCTTTCGATTCGTTTTGCTAACTTTTTTAATTAAAGCATTTAAGCTTAATTGGCTTGCAATTCTGGTTGGAAGCCTAATCTTTTCATTGGTACATTTAGGGAATTCTTATATTACAATAATCGCATTGATTTCTCATTTTCTTGGAGGTATTATTTATTCTTATGCTTTTGTAAAAACAAAAGAGATATGGTTACCTTTTGGCTTACATTTTGGTTGGAACTATACTCAAATTTTCTTTGGTATCCCAATGAGTGGGAGTGCTTATTACAGTATATTCGTCACTAATTTTCACTCATTAGAGTATTTAAATGGTGGAGCATATGGTTTTGAAGGAGGAATTTGGAGTTTTTACTCCCGAGTTATAATATTTATAATACTCTTATTTGTTACCAAATTTTCAGGTTTGAATTCTTTTTTACGAAATAAATAA
- a CDS encoding glycoside hydrolase family 3 N-terminal domain-containing protein — protein sequence MKLNSLFLGVFLCLGNLVQAQLNSTVHDKEIESLIDKMTIEEKVGQMTQITLDVITKGEDIYSSYEPFELDQDSLNKALVDYHIGSVLNTANNRALTPQKWYSLISQIQETALKDRLEIPVLYGVDMIHGATYTVGATMFPQQIGQAATRNRDLVRRGAEVTAYETRASSISWNFSPVLDLGMDPRFPRIWESFGEDPYLISELGVEMINGYEGEDNDLSNPEHVASSLKHFLGYHAATSGKDRTPSYIPTSALREYHLPAFKAAVDAGAHTVMVNSGIINGIPVHANKNLLTGLLKNELNFKGIVVTDWADIENLNRRDRIAKDDKEAVMMAINAGIDMSMVPYKYEVFYNSLVELVNEGKVKEERINDAVRRILRVKFALNLFEHPTTNPKDYPEFGSEAFEKAAYHTAAESITLLKNEENILPLKKNTKILVTGPNANTMRTLNGAWTYSWQGEKTPEYAQEYNTIFEALQQKGKKKNITYVPGVSYKMDGKYYEQAPDQLEKAVAEAKKADVVILCLGENTYTEKPGDLNDLYLNEHQIALAKKVAATGTPVILVLNEGRPRIISHIEPAMQAVVQTYLPGNFGGDALADILYGEVNPSGKLPYTYPRYPNATIGYIHKPSEEQKKAEGVYNYEADYNPQYRFGDGLSYTTFDYSDLKINKTEIGVGEDLEISVKVTNTGNRKGKEVVELYTSDLYASKITPDVKRLRRFTKIELAPKESKTINFIISTDDLKYADNHGESILEPGEFKILIKDLEESFLVN from the coding sequence ATGAAATTAAATTCATTATTTCTAGGAGTATTTTTATGCTTAGGAAATTTAGTCCAAGCACAACTAAACAGTACCGTTCACGATAAAGAAATCGAGTCGTTAATCGATAAGATGACCATCGAAGAAAAAGTAGGGCAGATGACCCAAATTACTCTAGATGTCATCACTAAAGGAGAAGATATTTATTCCAGTTACGAACCTTTTGAATTAGATCAAGATTCGTTAAATAAAGCTTTGGTCGATTATCATATTGGTTCAGTTTTAAATACCGCTAATAACCGTGCCCTCACACCGCAAAAATGGTATTCCTTAATTAGTCAGATTCAAGAAACAGCCTTAAAAGATCGGTTAGAAATTCCCGTGTTATACGGAGTAGATATGATTCACGGTGCCACCTATACCGTGGGTGCAACCATGTTTCCACAGCAAATAGGGCAGGCTGCTACCAGAAATCGGGATTTAGTAAGAAGAGGCGCAGAAGTTACTGCTTACGAAACTAGAGCCAGTAGTATTTCGTGGAATTTTTCTCCGGTATTAGATTTAGGGATGGATCCTCGATTTCCTAGAATTTGGGAATCGTTTGGAGAAGATCCTTATTTAATTTCAGAATTAGGCGTAGAAATGATCAATGGTTATGAAGGGGAAGATAATGACCTTTCAAATCCTGAACACGTAGCTAGTTCACTGAAGCATTTTCTAGGCTATCACGCAGCCACTTCAGGAAAAGATAGAACACCTTCTTACATTCCAACTTCAGCATTACGCGAATATCATTTACCGGCTTTTAAAGCAGCGGTTGACGCCGGAGCACATACAGTAATGGTGAACAGTGGTATTATTAACGGAATTCCGGTACACGCTAATAAAAACTTATTGACTGGTTTGCTGAAAAATGAATTAAACTTTAAAGGTATAGTGGTAACCGATTGGGCAGATATTGAAAATTTAAATCGCCGGGATCGAATTGCTAAAGACGATAAAGAAGCAGTGATGATGGCGATAAATGCCGGAATTGATATGTCGATGGTTCCTTACAAATACGAAGTTTTTTACAATAGTTTGGTAGAATTGGTCAACGAAGGAAAAGTAAAAGAAGAACGAATTAATGATGCGGTACGAAGAATTTTACGGGTAAAATTTGCATTGAATTTATTTGAGCATCCTACCACAAATCCTAAAGATTATCCTGAATTTGGTAGTGAAGCATTTGAAAAAGCAGCTTACCATACCGCAGCAGAGTCGATTACCTTATTAAAAAACGAAGAAAATATTCTTCCTTTAAAAAAGAATACCAAGATTTTAGTCACTGGACCTAATGCTAATACTATGCGAACTTTAAATGGGGCGTGGACGTATTCTTGGCAAGGTGAAAAAACTCCGGAGTATGCGCAGGAATATAACACGATTTTCGAAGCGCTTCAGCAAAAAGGAAAGAAAAAGAATATTACCTATGTTCCCGGAGTTAGTTATAAAATGGACGGAAAATACTATGAGCAAGCTCCAGATCAGTTAGAAAAAGCGGTTGCAGAAGCTAAAAAAGCAGATGTAGTGATTTTATGTTTAGGAGAAAATACCTATACCGAAAAACCCGGAGACCTCAATGATTTATACTTAAACGAACATCAGATAGCATTAGCCAAAAAAGTAGCTGCTACCGGAACTCCTGTAATTTTAGTGTTGAATGAAGGCCGACCACGAATTATTAGTCATATTGAACCAGCTATGCAGGCGGTAGTGCAAACCTATTTGCCAGGAAATTTTGGGGGCGATGCGCTAGCCGATATTTTATATGGTGAGGTAAACCCTTCCGGGAAGTTGCCTTATACCTACCCACGCTATCCCAATGCTACAATTGGTTATATCCATAAACCTTCCGAAGAACAAAAGAAAGCCGAAGGGGTTTATAATTATGAAGCCGATTACAATCCACAATACCGGTTTGGTGATGGCTTAAGCTATACCACTTTTGACTATTCAGATTTAAAAATCAATAAAACCGAAATTGGAGTAGGAGAGGATTTGGAAATTTCTGTTAAAGTGACGAATACTGGAAATCGTAAAGGGAAAGAAGTGGTAGAGCTTTATACCTCAGATTTGTATGCCAGCAAAATCACACCCGATGTAAAACGCTTACGAAGGTTTACCAAAATAGAATTAGCCCCTAAAGAATCCAAAACCATCAACTTTATAATTTCTACCGATGATTTAAAATATGCCGATAACCATGGCGAGAGTATTTTGGAACCCGGAGAATTCAAAATTTTAATTAAAGATTTAGAAGAAAGCTTTTTGGTGAATTAG
- a CDS encoding LytR/AlgR family response regulator transcription factor translates to MIQEVFGEYDDYHCVGLSESFEKSMNPILKYHPDILFINVDQQCCNGSPYSFCKEVQEFSGKEILFVALSVEMLKAYMAIKNKFYDFLLKPGEEAELRKTALGILLNKERENSEKTICLKSYKDYTLIKTNDIIYLEADNNTTDFVLCDNRRISAFKTLKTFEDALSENFVRIHHKYIVNSKYISKISFGKQICILSTKTKDISP, encoded by the coding sequence ATGATCCAAGAAGTATTTGGAGAGTACGATGATTACCACTGTGTCGGTTTAAGTGAAAGTTTCGAGAAATCAATGAACCCCATTCTAAAATATCATCCTGATATTTTATTTATAAATGTTGATCAACAATGTTGCAATGGAAGTCCCTATTCATTTTGTAAAGAAGTTCAGGAATTTAGCGGAAAAGAAATTCTTTTTGTAGCACTTTCTGTAGAGATGCTAAAAGCATATATGGCTATAAAGAATAAATTTTATGACTTTCTATTGAAACCTGGAGAGGAAGCTGAATTGCGAAAAACGGCTTTAGGAATTTTATTAAATAAGGAGCGGGAAAATTCGGAGAAGACTATTTGTTTGAAATCATATAAAGATTACACTTTAATAAAAACTAATGATATCATTTATCTTGAAGCTGATAATAACACTACTGATTTCGTTTTGTGCGATAACAGGCGTATAAGTGCCTTTAAAACCCTCAAAACTTTCGAAGATGCCTTGTCAGAAAACTTCGTACGAATTCACCATAAATATATTGTCAATTCTAAGTATATCTCTAAAATAAGTTTTGGCAAGCAAATATGCATTTTAAGTACCAAAACCAAAGATATATCCCCTTGA
- a CDS encoding Fic family protein gives MYNWQLENWPSFDYKSKAIDDIVIEFASETGEVKGIIDSLPSDFRQDAIIQFMIDEAIKTSAIEGEYYIRQDVMSSIKNRLGIEDGATIRDINARGIAELMVEVRENFSEPLSERLIKGWHAMLFSRSRYNQAGTYQSGEEPMLIVSGRYGREEIHYEAPPSHRVPMEMKQFIHWYKEFDIENSDIRSSLIKTAIAHLYFETIHPFEDGNGRIGRAIADKCLSESLGRVLVLSISTAIEQNKAEYYQALKMAQRSLNITDWIVYFCKTILTAQKNAKAFIRFILKKAKFLDQHRENLNDRQLKVILKMFEKGVEGFEGGMTAKKYISITKTSKATATRDLQDMTSKGILKPQGGGRSVHYELNLKVNKF, from the coding sequence ATGTATAACTGGCAACTTGAAAATTGGCCTTCTTTTGACTATAAGTCGAAAGCTATCGATGATATTGTGATTGAATTCGCTTCAGAGACGGGTGAAGTCAAAGGGATTATAGATAGCCTGCCTTCTGACTTTAGACAAGATGCGATTATACAATTTATGATCGATGAGGCCATTAAAACTTCAGCGATTGAAGGGGAATATTACATTCGTCAGGATGTAATGTCATCGATCAAAAATCGATTGGGTATTGAAGATGGTGCTACTATTAGAGATATCAATGCCAGGGGAATTGCAGAATTAATGGTGGAGGTAAGAGAAAACTTTTCCGAACCTCTAAGCGAGCGATTAATTAAGGGATGGCATGCGATGTTATTTAGCAGATCCAGGTATAATCAGGCAGGGACTTATCAATCTGGAGAGGAACCCATGCTTATAGTATCAGGGAGATACGGGAGAGAAGAAATTCATTACGAAGCTCCTCCATCTCATCGTGTTCCTATGGAGATGAAACAGTTCATACATTGGTACAAGGAATTTGATATTGAAAATAGTGATATTAGAAGTTCATTGATTAAAACAGCTATCGCTCATTTGTATTTTGAAACGATACATCCTTTTGAAGATGGAAATGGACGTATAGGTAGAGCCATAGCTGATAAATGTCTTTCGGAATCTTTAGGTAGAGTATTAGTATTAAGTATATCCACTGCAATCGAACAAAATAAAGCAGAGTATTACCAAGCCTTAAAAATGGCTCAGCGCTCTCTGAATATCACGGATTGGATTGTTTATTTCTGTAAGACTATCTTGACCGCCCAGAAAAATGCTAAAGCATTTATTCGATTTATTCTAAAAAAAGCAAAATTTCTGGATCAACATCGGGAGAATTTAAATGATCGCCAGTTAAAAGTGATCTTAAAAATGTTCGAAAAAGGTGTTGAAGGTTTTGAAGGAGGAATGACTGCAAAGAAATATATATCAATAACCAAAACTTCAAAAGCCACCGCCACCCGAGATTTACAGGATATGACTTCTAAAGGTATCTTGAAACCTCAAGGAGGTGGACGAAGTGTACATTATGAGCTGAATTTAAAAGTTAACAAATTTTGA
- a CDS encoding peptidase domain-containing ABC transporter, whose product MPKITIKQHDITDCGAACLASISAHYKLETPIARIRQYASTDKKGTNVLGLLEAAKKLGFEAKGVRGDFDSLYKIPKPAIAHIIVKERLQHYVVIYEVTKSYVKIMDPGDGKFHKKSHEEFKKEWTGVLVLLLPNEEFTSRNEKVSVFKRFWFLLKPHKFVLVQAFFGALVYTLLGFSTSIYIQKITDYVLVGGNINLLNLLSIIMLILLALQIVISIFKDVFLVKTGQQIDVRLILGYYKHLLKLPQQFFDTMRVGEIISRINDAVKIRNFINGVALNLTVNVLIVIFSFALMFTFYWKLALIMTLIIPFYGIVYLITNKLNKKVERNVMEKSADLESQLVESLNSVGTIKRFGIEDFSNIKTETRFVSLLQTGYKSALNSIFSSTGSQFIARVFTIILLWTGSYFVINQEITAGELLSFYAIVGYLTGPVAELIGANKQIQNALIAADRLFEIMDLEREEAENKMKLEPDMIGDIMFKNVDFRYGSRVDVFKNFNLNILKGEITAIVGESGSGKSTLISLLQNIYPIQNGHIYIGKNDLKYIENESLRNLVSVVPQKIDLFAGNVIENIAVGEFQPHMQRIINICQSIGIIDFIEKLPNGFNTYLGENGASLSGGQKQRIAIARALYKNPEILVLDEATSSLDSSSENYIQNTIDELRKQNKTIIIIAHRLSTVVNADKIVVLEEGKVIEEGNHESLFEKRDKYYQLWKQQFPIIEQYAL is encoded by the coding sequence ATGCCAAAAATTACTATAAAGCAGCACGACATTACAGATTGTGGTGCTGCATGTCTCGCTTCAATTTCTGCACATTATAAATTAGAAACACCTATTGCCCGTATAAGACAATATGCTAGTACCGATAAAAAAGGAACTAATGTATTGGGGTTACTTGAAGCCGCTAAAAAATTAGGCTTTGAGGCTAAAGGTGTTCGTGGTGATTTTGATAGTTTGTATAAAATTCCCAAACCTGCCATCGCTCATATAATCGTAAAAGAACGATTACAGCATTATGTGGTTATTTACGAGGTCACTAAATCTTATGTGAAAATTATGGATCCCGGGGATGGGAAATTTCATAAAAAATCCCATGAGGAATTTAAAAAAGAGTGGACGGGTGTTTTAGTACTTCTACTACCTAACGAGGAATTTACATCGAGGAATGAAAAAGTATCGGTTTTTAAGCGATTTTGGTTTCTATTAAAACCCCATAAGTTTGTGCTTGTTCAGGCTTTTTTTGGCGCTCTTGTCTATACTTTGTTAGGTTTTTCAACATCCATTTATATTCAAAAAATTACTGATTATGTTCTGGTAGGTGGTAATATCAATTTGCTTAATCTTTTAAGCATAATTATGCTTATTCTGTTAGCATTGCAAATAGTGATAAGTATATTTAAAGACGTTTTTTTGGTTAAAACCGGACAACAAATTGATGTCAGATTAATCCTTGGTTATTATAAGCATTTATTAAAATTACCACAGCAGTTTTTCGATACCATGAGAGTTGGGGAAATTATTTCAAGAATCAATGATGCTGTAAAAATCAGAAACTTTATAAATGGGGTTGCGCTTAATTTAACCGTAAACGTTTTAATAGTTATTTTTTCTTTTGCGCTAATGTTTACATTTTATTGGAAACTGGCGTTAATAATGACCTTAATCATTCCTTTCTATGGCATAGTTTATTTAATTACCAATAAATTGAATAAGAAAGTAGAACGTAATGTTATGGAAAAATCAGCGGATTTAGAAAGTCAGCTGGTAGAATCCTTAAATAGCGTAGGTACAATAAAGAGATTTGGGATTGAAGATTTTTCAAATATAAAAACGGAAACTCGTTTTGTAAGTTTACTCCAAACAGGCTATAAATCTGCTTTAAATAGTATATTCTCTTCTACGGGCTCTCAGTTTATTGCCCGTGTTTTTACCATAATCTTGCTTTGGACAGGTTCCTATTTTGTCATCAATCAGGAAATTACCGCAGGAGAGTTATTATCCTTTTATGCAATTGTAGGCTATTTAACAGGTCCTGTCGCCGAATTAATTGGGGCGAATAAACAAATACAAAATGCCTTAATAGCAGCAGATCGTCTTTTCGAGATTATGGATTTAGAAAGGGAAGAAGCAGAAAATAAAATGAAATTGGAGCCTGATATGATTGGTGATATCATGTTTAAGAATGTTGATTTTAGATATGGTAGCCGGGTAGATGTTTTCAAAAATTTCAATTTAAATATATTAAAAGGCGAGATTACAGCAATTGTTGGAGAAAGTGGATCTGGAAAAAGCACACTAATTTCATTATTGCAAAATATCTATCCTATACAAAATGGTCATATTTATATAGGAAAAAATGATTTAAAATATATCGAAAATGAAAGTTTAAGAAATTTAGTTAGTGTTGTACCTCAAAAAATAGATTTATTTGCGGGTAATGTTATTGAAAATATTGCGGTTGGAGAATTTCAGCCTCACATGCAACGCATAATTAATATATGTCAGTCTATAGGTATTATAGATTTTATTGAAAAATTGCCAAATGGATTCAATACTTATCTCGGTGAAAATGGAGCAAGCCTTTCTGGAGGTCAAAAACAACGTATTGCTATTGCCAGAGCCCTTTATAAAAATCCTGAGATATTAGTATTAGATGAAGCTACATCATCTTTAGATAGTTCTTCTGAAAATTATATTCAAAATACCATAGATGAACTGCGTAAACAAAATAAAACAATAATTATAATCGCCCACAGATTGAGCACCGTAGTTAATGCTGACAAAATAGTAGTTCTGGAAGAAGGGAAAGTAATTGAAGAAGGGAACCATGAAAGTTTATTCGAAAAACGGGATAAATATTATCAACTATGGAAGCAACAATTTCCAATAATAGAACAGTATGCCCTATAA
- a CDS encoding CPBP family intramembrane glutamic endopeptidase: MSQNSKLPGWGRILLIIIPFLFIVGVFEIIGASILGIELKSLETGVKTSSQKLIISFFSFLGTLVVVWIFVLRVDKERFVDIGLHLKNRAKDIIIGLALGAGIIILGFGILLALGEISLETINWNFKEFLIAMLLFIIVALKEEIFCRGYIQKNLMDSFGKYFALVITALIFSLLHAFNPNLSLLGLINIFIAGIFLGISYAYTKNLWLPIALHFSWNFFQSLLGFNVSGQSMYSVLRISRDSPNLFNGGNFGFEGSILASILQIIAVVFIIYRYKNRESSITSIN; this comes from the coding sequence ATGTCTCAAAATAGCAAACTTCCTGGATGGGGAAGAATTTTATTAATTATAATTCCATTTTTATTTATAGTTGGAGTTTTTGAAATTATAGGAGCTTCCATTTTGGGTATAGAATTAAAATCCCTTGAAACAGGCGTTAAAACATCTAGCCAAAAACTTATTATTTCATTTTTCTCTTTCTTAGGTACTTTAGTTGTTGTCTGGATTTTCGTACTTAGGGTGGATAAAGAAAGGTTTGTAGACATTGGTTTACATTTAAAAAATAGAGCAAAGGATATTATAATTGGTCTTGCTCTAGGAGCAGGGATCATAATTTTAGGTTTTGGAATTTTATTAGCACTGGGAGAGATTAGCCTTGAGACTATAAACTGGAACTTCAAAGAGTTTTTAATTGCTATGTTATTATTCATTATTGTGGCACTTAAAGAAGAAATTTTTTGCAGAGGATATATTCAAAAAAACCTAATGGATTCCTTTGGTAAGTATTTTGCACTAGTGATTACAGCATTAATATTCTCGTTATTACATGCTTTCAACCCTAACTTAAGTTTATTAGGATTGATCAATATTTTTATTGCCGGAATTTTTTTAGGTATATCTTATGCTTATACTAAAAATCTTTGGTTGCCTATTGCATTACATTTTAGTTGGAACTTTTTTCAGAGTTTATTAGGATTTAATGTAAGTGGACAAAGTATGTATTCAGTACTGAGAATCTCGAGAGATTCCCCTAATCTATTCAACGGAGGCAACTTTGGTTTTGAAGGCTCGATATTGGCAAGTATTCTTCAAATAATTGCTGTAGTTTTTATAATATATCGCTATAAAAATAGAGAAAGTAGTATTACATCAATTAATTAA
- a CDS encoding HlyD family secretion protein, giving the protein MKIFPKEIIENTAEVFKFRHTVKSKIIYSLLLLLIIGGLVSLPFIKVDVYTSSQGIIKPNLERSSVSSINSGRVVYSNIENNKTVKKGDTLLFIESTIIDEQLSFSRDQIVEIKEYQKDLRYLLAYNNPILSRISSNKYRSDFLEYEQLLIEAQTKLDRLEKKFIRHKTLFNKGVIAASEFENIESEYNLTKSNIQTLKSQQKNKWQSQLISYNDKLEDIQSNTKQLLQNKSQYFITAPVTGTLMNTRYLSQGSFISQGTQLAEISPSSDLIAECYISPSDIGLIDKTNQVIFQIDAYNYNQWGLAHGEILEINKDIELMDNTPLFKIRCKIEEKHLKLKNGVKGELKKGMTFTSRFLITKRTLYQLLYDKVDDWVNPANV; this is encoded by the coding sequence GTGAAAATTTTTCCGAAAGAAATTATAGAGAATACTGCTGAGGTTTTTAAATTCAGGCATACTGTAAAGAGTAAAATAATTTATAGTTTATTACTTCTTTTAATAATTGGTGGTCTGGTTTCCTTACCTTTTATAAAAGTTGATGTTTATACTTCCAGCCAAGGAATTATAAAACCAAATTTAGAAAGAAGTAGTGTCAGTTCAATCAACTCGGGTAGAGTTGTCTATTCTAATATTGAGAATAATAAGACTGTAAAAAAAGGGGATACCCTTCTTTTTATTGAAAGTACAATTATTGATGAACAACTCAGTTTTTCTCGAGATCAAATAGTAGAGATTAAAGAATACCAAAAAGATCTGAGATATCTTTTAGCCTATAATAATCCGATTCTTTCTCGAATTTCATCTAATAAATATCGGTCAGATTTTCTGGAATATGAACAATTACTTATAGAAGCTCAAACGAAACTTGATCGTTTAGAGAAAAAGTTTATACGTCATAAAACACTATTTAATAAGGGAGTTATCGCAGCTTCTGAGTTCGAAAATATAGAATCTGAGTATAATCTAACTAAGAGTAATATACAGACTTTAAAAAGTCAGCAAAAAAATAAGTGGCAATCACAATTAATAAGTTATAATGACAAGTTAGAAGATATTCAAAGTAATACCAAGCAACTTCTTCAAAATAAATCGCAGTATTTTATTACAGCTCCAGTAACTGGTACTTTGATGAATACTCGATATTTATCGCAAGGAAGCTTTATATCCCAAGGTACACAGTTAGCTGAGATTTCACCTTCTTCAGACTTAATTGCTGAATGTTATATATCTCCATCTGATATTGGTTTAATTGATAAAACCAACCAGGTGATATTTCAAATTGACGCGTATAACTATAATCAATGGGGTTTAGCTCATGGTGAAATTTTGGAAATTAATAAGGATATTGAGCTTATGGATAATACCCCATTATTTAAAATTAGGTGTAAAATTGAGGAGAAACATTTAAAGCTTAAAAATGGAGTAAAAGGTGAGCTAAAGAAAGGAATGACTTTTACCTCTCGCTTCTTAATTACAAAAAGGACTCTATATCAATTATTATATGATAAAGTAGATGACTGGGTAAATCCGGCTAATGTATAA
- a CDS encoding HTH domain-containing protein gives MKTIKNLERLQQLHEMIEMENTGSPKEISNKMNVSERLVYNLIEQLKDYQADICYSRRSKTYYYCNSFDLKVNISVAVISDNELTEIFAGSYFSGKSFSLQGLCGDQPYFYNK, from the coding sequence ATGAAAACGATCAAAAATTTAGAGCGCTTGCAGCAATTACATGAAATGATTGAAATGGAAAATACAGGCTCTCCAAAGGAAATTTCAAATAAGATGAATGTGAGTGAAAGGCTTGTATATAATTTGATAGAGCAGCTTAAAGATTATCAGGCAGATATTTGCTATAGTAGAAGAAGTAAGACTTACTACTATTGCAATAGTTTTGATCTAAAAGTAAATATTTCAGTTGCTGTAATTAGTGATAATGAGTTGACAGAAATTTTTGCTGGTTCTTATTTTTCTGGAAAAAGTTTTTCGCTGCAAGGTTTGTGCGGTGACCAACCTTACTTTTATAACAAATAA
- a CDS encoding aspartyl protease family protein produces MKFIIKILKWGFFATILVLIVLIGSIFYFTSGLSELSDAKLEFHGTHDTIPFRLSNSGHILIDVGSGKEKKTYPFILDSGASNVVFERFEDDFDLNDNGYTPSFGSSGNFFWSEIKEVDQLEIGNLKLTDLNFQVTSINNQCPDAYGIIGIGVMRHMVWQIDFEKQVLIVTKELSDQKISSSDLQFDLEQNSYGHQLHIPVRISHKSKDIEVSVDLGNSGHLSLNENLIIRDSLILRSKTIFGEGSHGLGEQSKTVAQEKIYLLDTLKFSNTSFEVNNFPTSSRKGDLNLLGLGFFKKFKTTISWKDDKLILSPKDSIDFMDKMFGVHVKFDSQHESAYISTLIEDSPAQKIGIELGQKLVAVNGLIIKSNIDFCRAQSLLYNNNIVELRIIDKDTSKQYKLKSAYLFKGK; encoded by the coding sequence GTGAAATTTATAATCAAAATATTAAAATGGGGATTTTTTGCCACCATTTTAGTTCTCATTGTACTCATAGGTTCTATTTTCTATTTTACTTCAGGTTTATCGGAGTTATCTGATGCTAAACTTGAATTTCACGGAACTCATGACACTATTCCATTTCGTTTGTCCAATTCCGGCCATATTCTCATTGATGTAGGTTCTGGGAAAGAAAAAAAGACCTATCCTTTTATTTTAGACAGCGGAGCTTCTAATGTTGTTTTCGAGCGTTTTGAGGATGATTTCGATTTAAATGATAATGGCTACACCCCAAGCTTTGGATCTTCTGGTAACTTTTTTTGGTCCGAAATTAAAGAGGTCGATCAATTGGAGATAGGCAACTTAAAACTTACCGACCTTAATTTTCAGGTTACTTCAATTAATAATCAATGCCCGGATGCTTATGGTATTATTGGAATTGGCGTTATGAGGCATATGGTTTGGCAAATTGATTTTGAAAAGCAAGTACTTATAGTTACCAAAGAGCTAAGTGATCAAAAAATTTCTTCTTCAGATCTACAGTTCGATTTGGAACAGAACTCTTATGGACATCAATTGCATATTCCGGTAAGGATATCTCATAAATCGAAAGATATCGAAGTGTCTGTAGATCTTGGGAATAGTGGGCATCTAAGTCTGAATGAAAATCTAATTATTAGAGACTCTTTGATTCTAAGATCGAAAACTATATTTGGAGAGGGATCACATGGTCTTGGTGAGCAATCAAAAACAGTAGCTCAAGAAAAGATTTATTTACTGGATACATTGAAATTTTCAAATACAAGCTTCGAAGTAAATAATTTTCCTACAAGTTCTCGCAAGGGTGATTTAAACTTACTGGGCTTAGGTTTTTTTAAAAAATTTAAAACAACCATTAGCTGGAAAGATGATAAGCTTATATTATCTCCAAAGGACAGTATTGATTTTATGGATAAGATGTTTGGTGTCCATGTAAAATTTGATTCGCAACATGAATCAGCATACATATCTACATTAATTGAAGATTCTCCAGCTCAAAAAATAGGAATTGAACTCGGCCAGAAACTTGTTGCAGTGAATGGATTAATTATAAAAAGCAATATAGACTTTTGTCGTGCACAGTCCTTATTATATAATAATAACATCGTAGAATTAAGAATTATAGATAAAGATACCTCGAAGCAATATAAGCTTAAGAGCGCATATCTTTTTAAAGGAAAATAA